From one Lycium ferocissimum isolate CSIRO_LF1 chromosome 5, AGI_CSIRO_Lferr_CH_V1, whole genome shotgun sequence genomic stretch:
- the LOC132058052 gene encoding metal tolerance protein C4-like, which produces MASTPRFLSFLRHRYRVSSPAGSFYTLLSPNFSQHSDHYCDKEPEPYFKACNHGLHGNAFSQYFIGGPGAAYSSSSLVFKQVNSAPFLSSLSRKSTSHLLFSRGFFSRSKKKKEAEFDDHGQRAVTTALRCNFLVLSLKLGVWFVSSSHVMLAEALHSVADIANQALLAYGLNSSKRAPDSTHPYGYFRERFVWSLISAVGIFCLGSGATIVNGFQNLWTSQSPEHLEYAALVIGGSLIIESVSLVVAIQSVRKGAASEGMKVKEYIWRGHDPTAVAVMTEDGASVAGLVVAGASLVAVNVTGNPIYDPIGSIVVGNLLGMVAVFLIQRNRHALIGRAIDDKDLKKVMHLLKKDPVVDSVYDYKSEVIGPGFFRFKAEIDFNGVKLVQNYLDRAGREQWAKKLRKASKHKDDAAILEIMSHYGEEVVTALGAEVDRLEKEIQEIVPGIKHVDIEVHSSIGASP; this is translated from the exons ATGGCTAGTACTCctcgttttctttctttccttcgtCATCGTTATCGAGTCTCTTCTCCCGCCGGCTCCTTCTACACACTTCTCTCCCCTAATTTCTCCCAACATTCTGATCATTATTGTGATAAAGAGCCTGAACCTTATTTCAAAGCTTGTAATCATGGATTACATGGCAATGCGTTTTCTCAATATTTCATTGGAGGGCCGGGAGCAGCTTATTCCTCATCTTCACTTGTATTCAAGCAAGTCAATTCTGCACCATTTCTGTCTTCGCTTTCCAGAAAAAGTACTAGTCACCTCCTTTTCTCCCGTG GTTTTTTCAGTAGAtctaagaagaaaaaggaggcAGAGTTTGATGATCATGG CCAGCGAGCCGTCACAACGGCTTTAAGATGcaattttcttgttctttcccTGAAGCTTGGGGTTTGGTTTGTCAGCTCCAGTCACGTCATGCTGGCTGAAGCTCTACATTCAGTTGCAGATATTGCAAATCAG GCACTTCTTGCGTATGGTTTAAATAGCTCTAAACGTGCACCAGATTCTACCCATCC ATATGGTTACTTTAGGGAACGTTTTGTCTGGTCGTTGATATCTGCTGTTGGCATCTTTTGCCTTGGTTCTGGTGCTACAATTGTTAACGGATTTCAAAACCTATGGACTTCTCAG TCCCCTGAACATCTAGAATATGCGGCTTTGGTCATTGGTGGCTCTTTAATTATAGAGA GTGTTTCTCTTGTGGTGGCCATACAATCCGTGAGGAAAGGCGCTGCTTCAGAAGGAATGAAAGTGAAAGAGTATATTTGGCGTGGTCATGATCCTACAGCTGTTGCTGTCATGACTGAG GATGGTGCTTCAGTTGCAGGCCTGGTCGTTGCCGGTGCATCATTGGTTGCAGTTAATGTCACAGGAAATCCAATTTATGATCCCATTGGTTCCATTGTTGTGGGCAACCTTCTTGGAATG GTTGCAGTATTTTTGATTCAGAGGAACCGCCATGCTTTAATTGGTAGAGCAATTGACGACAAAGACTTGAAAAAAGTTATGCATTTGTTGAAAAAGGATCCA GTTGTTGATTCTGTTTATGATTACAAAAGTGAGGTGATCGGACCTGGCTTCTTTAGGTTTAAGGCTGAGATAG ACTTCAATGGCGTAAAACTGGTACAAAATTATCTCGACAGAGCTGGACGTGAACAGTGGGCTAAAAAG cTTCGAAAGGCTTCAAAGCACAAGGATGATGCAGCGATCTTGGAAATCATGTCACATTATG GTGAAGAAGTCGTGACAGCACTAGGGGCTGAAGTTGATCGGCTAGAAAAGGAAATCCAGGAAATAGTTCCTGGTATTAAGCATGTGGACATTGAAGTACATAGTTCAATTGGTGCATCCCCATGA